One Echeneis naucrates chromosome 1, fEcheNa1.1, whole genome shotgun sequence DNA segment encodes these proteins:
- the LOC115052570 gene encoding testis-expressed protein 2-like, translating to MTSHHPRHAESAHTTDKQPPSVAPKLHVQRSLSKETVTIHFSAFGKDEEEEEEELYDPTISTISHIQTESNIATALEASEEMFEGMPLHPAAKVTVIPESSALSPVSRDHTNSPLTQTLSSRIAEQKGSASSSSPTKSWSFPSTDKPFLSLVKPLSSDAESRDGVSSVPAPTVRHRHLMKSLVKSLSSDTSQDSSSSSSTPYRLPESRLNLQLFKQLKQGRTSSANISSTVDSKTAPSSPLTSLDNRSFFKVSDVEARIEDTKRRFSEVISEPFQLLSKIMDEKGSSLVSSSIYRPKVLSVSASELTNITSVNGQLESNNNYCIKEEEGGDLEADSPNSRASGPSQSPLPSTFDTEGPNRSSSLPMSLDKCSMSALAKQEDEDFCILYSDEFITCTDTERGVNRTDDTGTGSQTKVPLSCSTEPCSEDESESIKQVSSVPYYTLTILTVLVYGYFVLPLPSYIGGMLLGIGLGFLLATGAVWLTGPKPSGGFRHSRHSRKMMNLTKLDIKEPELYKGWMNEISNYDPETYHATLTHSVYVRLEGAIIRLSKPNHNIARRAAHNEPKPDVNYISQKIYDLTNCRVYLIPQNLARKRVWNKKYPICIELGQQDDFMSKAESDRYESCEAKERGEASGGAQERVVSSSRDLTLYLFGRTGREKEEWFQRFLSASRLKADLKKTFSAVGSKSALSSHSRSSSRGSLDEALVSPPRSKDFTFPLTAAGSAKTKALLDYSVYMATLLPEQVTVSPAAASPVLQSPQSSPGVDKKLQNASAAQVQPRGEEEAVAWLNAAVGRVFWDFLGEPYWAELVSKKIQMKLSKIRLPYFMNELTLTELDMGSATPKILGASKPSIDYRGLWFDLEISYSGSFLMTLETKMNLIRLGKEGESLRLGEFGKDGYRPRTYCLADSDEESSSAGSSDEEDSSDVSNDSAGAEGFVGGHKPSKIMRFVDKITKSKYFQKATETEFIKKKMEEVSNTPLLLTVELQELQGTLAVNIPPPPTDRIWYGFRTPPHLELKARPKLGEREVTLAHVTDWIEKKLDQEFQKVLVMPNMDDVWLTIMHSAMDPRTASGPFAAPAVDPEPSPSEKDSSSQP from the exons ATGACCAGCCACCATCCTCGCCATGCAGAGAGCGCTCAcaccacagacaaacaaccgCCTTCCGTGGCCCCCAAGCTTCATGTGCAGCGATCACTTTCAAAGGAGACAGTCACCATTCACTTCTCAGCATTTGggaaagatgaagaggaggaggaagaagagttgTATGATCCAACAATTTCCACTATCTCACACATTCAGACTGAATCAAATATTGCAACAGCCTTAGAGGCAAGTGAGGAAATGTTCGAAGGGATGCCATTGCACCCTGCAGCCAAGGTTACTGTCATTCCAGAATCATCTGCACTTTCTCCCGTTTCTAGAGATCACACTAACAGtcctctcacacaaacactgtcatcACGTATTGCTGAGCAGAAGGGTTCAGCTTCCAGTTCCTCTCCTACTAAATCTTGGAGCTTTCCCTCAACTGACAAACCTTTTTTAAGTTTGGTGAAGCCCCTTTCCTCTGACGCCGAGTCTCGTGATGGGGTCTCTTCTGTTCCTGCTCCGACAGTGAGGCACAGGCATCTCATGAAGAGTCTTGTCAAATCCCTCTCTTCAGACACATCCCAAgactcatcttcctcttcctccacaccCTACCGTCTTCCAGAATCCCGCCTGAACCTGCAACTCTTCAAACAACTAAAACAGGGCCGGACATCATCTGCTAATATCTCATCAACTGTTGACTCTAAAACAGCCCCATCCTCTCCATTAACATCACTGGACAACCGCAGCTTCTTCAAAGTCTCAGATGTTGAGGCAAGAATTGAGGACACCAAGCGCCGTTTTTCTGAAGTCATCTCCGAACCATTCCAGCTGCTGAGTAAAATCATGGATGAAAAGGGCAGTAGCTTAGTTAGCAGCAGCATTTATCGACCAAAGGTCCTCTCTGTCAGTGCCTCTGAGCTCACAAACATTACCTCTGTCAATGGTCAACTGGAGAGCAATAACAACTACTGTAtcaaggaggaagaaggaggtgACTTGGAGGCTGACAGCCCCAACAGTAGGGCCTCTGGTCCGTCCCAATCACCGCTTCCCTCCACTTTTGATACCGAGGGCCCTAACAGATCATCTTCACTGCCCATGTCATTGGACAAGTGCTCCATGTCTGCTCTTGCCAAACAGGAGGATGAAGACTTCTGCATCCTGTACAGTGATGAATTTATAACTTGTACTGACACAGAACGTGGTGTTAATAGAACAGATGACACTGGAACTGGAAGTCAAACCAAAGTGCCACTAAGTTGTAGTACTGAACCATGCAGTGAAGATGAGTCTGAAAGTATTAAGCAGGTATCTAGTGTTCCATACTATACTCTCACCATCCTCACTGTACTGGTCTATGGGTATTTTGTATTGCCTCTGCCCAGTTACATTGGAGGAATGCTGCTTGGGATTGGGCTTGGATTCCTTTTAGCCACTGGTGCTGTGTGGCTGACAGGGCCGAAACCATCAGGTGGTTTCAGGCATTCCAGACATAGCAGGAAGATGATGAATCTGACCAAGTTGGACATTAAGGAACCTGAACTCTATAAG GGCTGGATGAATGAGATATCAAACTATGACCCAGAGACATACCATGCCACATTAACACACTCCGTGTATGTCCGGTTGGAGGGTGCCATCATCCGTCTGTCTAAGCCCAACCACAACATTGCCCGCCGTGCTGCACACAATGAACCAAAACCCGATGTCAACTACATCAGTCAGAAAATCTATGACCTCACCAACTGTAGA GTATATCTAATCCCTCAGAACCTGGCCAGAAAGCGTGTATGGAACAAAAAATATCCTATCTGTATCGAGCTTGGCCAACAGGATGATTTTATGTCAAAGGCCGAGAGTGACAGGTATGAAAGCTGCGAGGCCAAGGAGAGGGGAGAGGCAAGTGGAGGAGCGCAGGAGCGAGTGgtttcatccagcagagacctCACCCTTTACCTATTTGGAAGGActgggagggagaaggaggagtggTTCCAGCGGTTTCTTTCAGCTTCCAGGCTCAAGGCAGATTTAAAGAAAACTTTCAGTGCTGTTGGAAGTAAGAGTG CTCTGAGCTCTCACAGTCGAAGCAGCAGCCGAGGCAGTCTGGACGAGGCACTAGTATCTCCGCCCAGATCAAAGGACTTTACATTCCCCTTGACAGCAGCAGGCAGTGCCAAAACCAAAGCTTTGCTAGACTACAGTGTCTACATGGCCACTTTGCTGCCTGAGCAGGTGACAGTCAGTCCTGCAGCTGCCAGCCCTGTTCTCCAGAGTCCTCAAAGCAGCCCTGGAGTTGACAAGAAG CTCCAGAATGCATCTGCAGCTCAAGTGCAGcccagaggggaggaggaggctgttGCCTGGTTGAATGCTGCTGTTGGGCGGGTCTTTTGGGACTTTCTGGGTGAGCCTTACTGGGCTGAACTAGTCTCCAAGAAGATTCAGATGAAGCTCAGTAAGATACGG ttgcCTTACTTCATGAATGAGCTAACCCTGACAGAACTGGACATGGGCTCAGCCACTCCCAAAATCCTTGGGGCGTCCAAACCTTCAATTGACTACCGAG GTCTCTGGTTTGACCTGGAGATTTCCTACAGTGGCTCCTTCCTGATGACCCTGGAGACTAAGATGAACCTGATTCGCCTGGGCAAAGAGGGAGAAAGCCTCCGCTTAGGGGAATTTGGCAAAGATGG ATACAGGCCACGGACTTATTGCCTGGCTGATAGTGATGAAGAGTCATCCAGTGCAGGCTCTTCAGATGAGGAAGACTCTTCAGACGTCTCAAATGACTCTGCTGGAGCAGAAGG TTTTGTTGGAGGCCACAAACCAAGCAAGATCATGCGCTTTGTGGATAAAATCACCAAGTCCAAATACTTCCAGAAGGCCACAGAGACGGAGTTCATcaaaaagaagatggaggaagtgTCCAACACCCCGCTCCTGCTCACTGTAGAGTTGCAAGAACTCCAGGGAACACTTGCCGTCAACATTCCCCCTCCACCCACTGACAGGATATG GTATGGTTTTAGGACACCACCTCATCTGGAACTGAAGGCAAGACCAAAACTGGGAGAAAGAGAAGTCACTCTGGCTCATGTTACAGATTGGATCGAGAAAAAACTGGACCAGGAATTCCAG AAAGTTCTCGTAATGCCAAACATGGACGACGTGTGGCTGACTATCATGCATTCTGCCATGGACCCACGCACAGCCAGTGGGCCATTCGCTGCTCCTGCAGTGGACCCAGAACCTTCCCCTTCAGAGAAGGACAGCTCCAGCCAGCCATGA
- the LOC115047305 gene encoding THAP domain-containing protein 6-like isoform X2, with protein sequence MPHSCAAWGCTNRCTVQTRSRGITFHSFPIDKELRMQWEEALRREGFTAGKSTRLCSEHFRQEDFDRTGQTVRIRAGVVPSLFNFPAHLQRPVTTRTSLNSKKAQESLSVDSSQPVQEPEPWPVPSVVSPFIPETADHCYALPSSLDDLRARLSEALARVESLEKEKRNARDRERRAKNSVCGLLEDLRTKNLINEELKERLDSYSDIPVHLLSKQGQEYTKDQREFALTLHLHGPEAYNYLRESLHFNLPHPHTLQRWMTSFDTMPGLNVVMLDMLKRRQEDDPAKCRSVLNE encoded by the exons ATGCCTCACTCTTGTGCTGCTTGGGGTTGTACAAACCGCTGCACTGTTCAAACCAGATCCCGGGGAATTACCTTTCACAG TTTTCCCATAGATAAAGAGTTGCGGATGCAGTGGGAAGAAGCGCTTAGAAGGGAAGGTTTCACTGCAGGTAAATCTACCCGTCTCTGCAGTGAGCACTTCAGACAGGAAGACTTTGACAGGACAGGTCAGACCGTCAGGATCAGAGCTGGAGTTGTTCCATCTCTTTTCAATTTCCCTGCTCATCTCCAAAGG CCAGTAACGACCAGGACATCCCTGAACTCGAAGAAGGCGCAAGAGAGCCTGTCAGTGGACTCTTCCCAGCCTGTCCAAGAGCCAGAACCTTGGCCTGTGCCCAGTGTTGTGAGTCCATTTATACCTGAGACAGCT GACCACTGCTATGCACTTCCTTCATCTCTTGATGATTTAAGGGCCAGACTCAGCGAAGCCTTGGCTAGAGTGGAGAgtctggaaaaagaaaagaggaatgcAAGAGATCGGGAACGGAGGGCTAAGAACTCGGTGTGTGGTCTTCTGGAGGATCTAAGGACGAAGAACCTCATAAATGAAGAGTTGAAGGAAAGGCTTGATTCATACTCTG ATATACCAGTGCACCTGCTTTCAAAACAGGGCCAAGAATACACAAAAGACCAGAGGGAGTTTGCCCTCACGCTGCACCTACATGGCCCAGAAGCATACAACTATCTGAGAGAGTCTCTCCATTTTAATCTCCCACATCCACATACTTTGCAAAG gTGGATGACCTCTTTCGATACCATGCCTGGGCTCAATGTGGTGATGTTGGACATGttaaaaagaagacaagaagatGATCCTGCCAAATGTAGAAgtgttttaaatgaataa
- the LOC115047305 gene encoding THAP domain-containing protein 6-like isoform X3 has product MPHSCAAWGCTNRCTVQTRSRGITFHSFPIDKELRMQWEEALRREGFTAGKSTRLCSEHFRQEDFDRTGQTVRIRAGVVPSLFNFPAHLQRPVTTRTSLNSKKAQESLSVDSSQPVQEPEPWPVPSVDHCYALPSSLDDLRARLSEALARVESLEKEKRNARDRERRAKNSVCGLLEDLRTKNLINEELKERLDSYSDIPVHLLSKQGQEYTKDQREFALTLHLHGPEAYNYLRESLHFNLPHPHTLQSTGQNNAANFTALWVTRLNNKVDDLFRYHAWAQCGDVGHVKKKTRR; this is encoded by the exons ATGCCTCACTCTTGTGCTGCTTGGGGTTGTACAAACCGCTGCACTGTTCAAACCAGATCCCGGGGAATTACCTTTCACAG TTTTCCCATAGATAAAGAGTTGCGGATGCAGTGGGAAGAAGCGCTTAGAAGGGAAGGTTTCACTGCAGGTAAATCTACCCGTCTCTGCAGTGAGCACTTCAGACAGGAAGACTTTGACAGGACAGGTCAGACCGTCAGGATCAGAGCTGGAGTTGTTCCATCTCTTTTCAATTTCCCTGCTCATCTCCAAAGG CCAGTAACGACCAGGACATCCCTGAACTCGAAGAAGGCGCAAGAGAGCCTGTCAGTGGACTCTTCCCAGCCTGTCCAAGAGCCAGAACCTTGGCCTGTGCCCAGTGTT GACCACTGCTATGCACTTCCTTCATCTCTTGATGATTTAAGGGCCAGACTCAGCGAAGCCTTGGCTAGAGTGGAGAgtctggaaaaagaaaagaggaatgcAAGAGATCGGGAACGGAGGGCTAAGAACTCGGTGTGTGGTCTTCTGGAGGATCTAAGGACGAAGAACCTCATAAATGAAGAGTTGAAGGAAAGGCTTGATTCATACTCTG ATATACCAGTGCACCTGCTTTCAAAACAGGGCCAAGAATACACAAAAGACCAGAGGGAGTTTGCCCTCACGCTGCACCTACATGGCCCAGAAGCATACAACTATCTGAGAGAGTCTCTCCATTTTAATCTCCCACATCCACATACTTTGCAAAG tacaggccaaaacaATGCTGCAAATTTTACAGCTTTATGGGTAACAAGACTCAATAACAAG gTGGATGACCTCTTTCGATACCATGCCTGGGCTCAATGTGGTGATGTTGGACATGttaaaaagaagacaagaagatGA
- the LOC115047305 gene encoding THAP domain-containing protein 6-like isoform X1, with product MPHSCAAWGCTNRCTVQTRSRGITFHSFPIDKELRMQWEEALRREGFTAGKSTRLCSEHFRQEDFDRTGQTVRIRAGVVPSLFNFPAHLQRPVTTRTSLNSKKAQESLSVDSSQPVQEPEPWPVPSVVSPFIPETADHCYALPSSLDDLRARLSEALARVESLEKEKRNARDRERRAKNSVCGLLEDLRTKNLINEELKERLDSYSDIPVHLLSKQGQEYTKDQREFALTLHLHGPEAYNYLRESLHFNLPHPHTLQSTGQNNAANFTALWVTRLNNKVDDLFRYHAWAQCGDVGHVKKKTRR from the exons ATGCCTCACTCTTGTGCTGCTTGGGGTTGTACAAACCGCTGCACTGTTCAAACCAGATCCCGGGGAATTACCTTTCACAG TTTTCCCATAGATAAAGAGTTGCGGATGCAGTGGGAAGAAGCGCTTAGAAGGGAAGGTTTCACTGCAGGTAAATCTACCCGTCTCTGCAGTGAGCACTTCAGACAGGAAGACTTTGACAGGACAGGTCAGACCGTCAGGATCAGAGCTGGAGTTGTTCCATCTCTTTTCAATTTCCCTGCTCATCTCCAAAGG CCAGTAACGACCAGGACATCCCTGAACTCGAAGAAGGCGCAAGAGAGCCTGTCAGTGGACTCTTCCCAGCCTGTCCAAGAGCCAGAACCTTGGCCTGTGCCCAGTGTTGTGAGTCCATTTATACCTGAGACAGCT GACCACTGCTATGCACTTCCTTCATCTCTTGATGATTTAAGGGCCAGACTCAGCGAAGCCTTGGCTAGAGTGGAGAgtctggaaaaagaaaagaggaatgcAAGAGATCGGGAACGGAGGGCTAAGAACTCGGTGTGTGGTCTTCTGGAGGATCTAAGGACGAAGAACCTCATAAATGAAGAGTTGAAGGAAAGGCTTGATTCATACTCTG ATATACCAGTGCACCTGCTTTCAAAACAGGGCCAAGAATACACAAAAGACCAGAGGGAGTTTGCCCTCACGCTGCACCTACATGGCCCAGAAGCATACAACTATCTGAGAGAGTCTCTCCATTTTAATCTCCCACATCCACATACTTTGCAAAG tacaggccaaaacaATGCTGCAAATTTTACAGCTTTATGGGTAACAAGACTCAATAACAAG gTGGATGACCTCTTTCGATACCATGCCTGGGCTCAATGTGGTGATGTTGGACATGttaaaaagaagacaagaagatGA